From a region of the Rubidibacter lacunae KORDI 51-2 genome:
- the gyrB gene encoding DNA topoisomerase (ATP-hydrolyzing) subunit B yields the protein MTTSYSAEQIQVLEGLEPVRKRPGMYIGTTGPRGLHHLVYEVIDNSIDEALAGHCTHIEVKLNLDGSATIVDDGRGIPTDTHPRTGKSALETVLTVLHAGGKFGGGGYKVSGGLHGVGVSVVNALSEWLDVTVRRDGRVFRQRYERGVPMSELVGEPDNSGTTGTEVRFLPDSEIFTTVTEFDYSVLAGRLRELAYLNAGVRITFIDDRQDTPHSETYCYEGGIKEYVAYMTREKDPLHSDIIYVEGDRDGVQVEAALQWCIDAYSDNLLGFANNIRTVDGGTHLEGLKTVLTRTINTVARKRNKIKDNESNLGGENIREGLTGVISVKVPEPEFEGQTKTKLGNTEVRGIVDSFVGEVLTEYLEFNPQVADNVIEKAVQAFKAAEAARRARELVRRKSVLESSPLPGKLADCSSRDPSESEIFIVEGDSAGGSAKQGRDRRFQAILPLRGKILNIEKTDDSKIYKNNEVQSLIAALGLGVKGEEFDASQLRYHRLIVMTDADVDGAHIRTLLLTFFYRYQRALVEQGFIYIACPPLYKVERGRQHYYCYSDRELANLIEHEFPANANYTIQRFKGLGEMMAQQLWDTTMNPETRTLKRVEIEDAAEADRIFTVLMGDRVAPRREFIETYGPRLNLTDLDI from the coding sequence ATGACCACCAGCTATAGTGCCGAGCAAATCCAGGTTCTCGAAGGGTTAGAACCGGTGCGGAAGCGACCGGGCATGTACATCGGCACTACCGGACCGCGCGGTCTGCATCACCTCGTCTATGAAGTTATCGATAACTCTATTGACGAGGCTCTCGCTGGTCATTGTACTCACATTGAGGTGAAGCTTAATCTCGACGGCTCGGCCACGATCGTGGACGACGGGCGAGGCATTCCGACAGACACGCACCCCCGTACGGGGAAATCTGCACTGGAAACAGTATTGACAGTGCTACACGCTGGCGGGAAGTTTGGCGGAGGTGGCTACAAAGTTTCGGGGGGCTTGCATGGCGTCGGTGTCTCGGTGGTCAATGCGCTCTCAGAGTGGTTGGACGTGACCGTCCGGCGCGACGGTCGGGTATTCCGGCAACGTTACGAACGCGGCGTTCCCATGTCCGAACTCGTAGGCGAGCCAGATAACAGCGGTACAACTGGCACCGAGGTCCGGTTTCTCCCGGACTCCGAGATTTTCACGACAGTTACGGAATTCGACTACAGCGTGCTGGCCGGTCGCCTGCGCGAGCTGGCCTACCTGAATGCTGGTGTTCGAATCACTTTCATTGACGACCGTCAAGATACTCCCCACAGTGAAACTTATTGTTACGAAGGCGGCATCAAAGAATACGTTGCCTACATGACGCGCGAAAAAGACCCCCTACATAGTGACATTATTTATGTTGAAGGCGATCGCGATGGCGTTCAGGTTGAAGCCGCACTGCAGTGGTGCATCGATGCATACAGTGACAACCTGCTTGGTTTTGCCAATAACATCCGTACCGTTGATGGCGGCACGCACTTAGAGGGACTAAAAACAGTTCTCACGCGCACGATTAATACGGTTGCTCGCAAGCGCAACAAGATTAAGGATAACGAGTCCAATCTCGGTGGCGAGAACATTCGCGAAGGGTTGACGGGTGTAATTTCGGTCAAGGTCCCGGAACCGGAGTTCGAGGGGCAAACCAAAACCAAGCTCGGCAATACAGAAGTACGCGGTATCGTCGACTCGTTTGTCGGTGAAGTGCTGACCGAATACCTCGAATTCAATCCGCAAGTTGCCGACAACGTTATCGAAAAAGCCGTTCAGGCATTTAAAGCTGCTGAAGCGGCTCGTCGTGCTCGCGAACTCGTTCGCCGCAAGTCGGTGTTGGAGTCCTCGCCACTACCGGGGAAACTAGCCGATTGCAGCTCCCGCGACCCGTCGGAGTCGGAGATCTTCATCGTTGAGGGCGATAGTGCTGGGGGCAGTGCCAAACAAGGTCGCGACCGTCGCTTTCAAGCCATCTTGCCGTTGCGTGGCAAAATTCTCAACATTGAGAAAACCGACGACAGCAAGATCTACAAAAATAATGAAGTCCAGTCCTTGATTGCTGCCCTCGGGTTGGGTGTTAAGGGCGAAGAATTTGATGCCTCACAGTTGCGCTATCATCGCCTGATCGTCATGACCGACGCGGACGTGGACGGCGCTCATATCCGCACGCTGTTGCTAACGTTTTTCTACCGCTATCAGCGCGCGCTGGTGGAACAAGGATTCATTTACATTGCTTGCCCGCCTCTGTATAAAGTCGAGCGCGGTCGTCAGCACTATTACTGCTATAGCGATCGCGAGTTGGCCAACCTGATCGAACATGAGTTTCCTGCGAATGCAAACTACACGATTCAGCGTTTTAAGGGCTTGGGCGAGATGATGGCTCAACAACTGTGGGACACGACCATGAACCCGGAAACGCGCACCCTCAAGCGCGTGGAAATTGAGGATGCTGCAGAAGCCGATCGTATCTTCACGGTGCTGATGGGCGATCGTGTCGCGCCTCGTCGAGAGTTCATCGAAACCTACGGCCCGCGCTTGAACCTGACCGACTTGGATATCTAG